One region of Tolypothrix sp. NIES-4075 genomic DNA includes:
- a CDS encoding Mov34/MPN/PAD-1 family protein, whose amino-acid sequence MSGIEGKQFSFPDGIKAEIQRGIASIADHPSVNEIIRVHLNTENNSVDAVVAVQLGLPNKWMAAGASPNGVFAVEAVTFSFPQSFPIHAPTVKLRADFDRSLAHVQPGSSEEGVLPCIYDGDINELLHAQGLWAIVDQVVFWLEKAAMNQLIDPNQGWEPVRRDSLEDIIIADSDYLRSLINSEKGYIVLEFGYLKINKLKSPNSLSKKHFIYGQVGTRPLKLKELDVLFYEMMGTKSSHGRSLAVIVTPDKLTNGELQIADRYSSENVTNVGSLRERAKECGCYKNFERALSLLKQRLSLLNSKGATFPIAVVLCVRRPFHLIGESSDIELLPYIVEVGAPQLLVEGDKTPVWSAGHKYAITPKLLRAFSSEQPLPANQNVVLVGCGSLGSKIAIHMARSGAAPSIVIDKKYLSPHNAARHALLPEARDKDMTWLGSKARALALAIKGLGQDSKDFDADVTKAVHDTKLLQKLFPRETWAVINATASFPVREALAAIEPKKLRSALRSSASLSRVIETLLYANGRVGLMTIEGPGRNPNSVDLIAQGYEVMRANEQLRDAVFAVEEPTRHYSVGQGCSSTTMIISDARISMLAASMAIGIAQMRAEGLPDTSGRILVGTVTDDGMGLNWTHINVPPVRIVPINSNSSWTVRISECAHQKILKDYAGNPFVETGGILVGRISETQQAFIVTDVLPAPQDSQRSKYEFVLGTSAVKKMLEQYSSSCNYALYCLGTWHSHLSDSRPSERDLQTAMEVASSRSIPSVLLIRTPLSYCAVSASIS is encoded by the coding sequence ATGTCTGGCATTGAAGGCAAACAATTTTCTTTTCCTGACGGTATCAAGGCAGAAATTCAGCGCGGTATTGCCTCAATTGCAGACCACCCATCAGTGAATGAAATCATACGGGTGCATCTAAATACTGAAAATAACAGTGTTGATGCGGTGGTTGCAGTACAACTCGGACTTCCAAACAAATGGATGGCGGCGGGTGCTAGTCCAAACGGAGTTTTTGCAGTTGAGGCTGTGACTTTTTCGTTCCCACAAAGCTTTCCCATTCACGCACCAACAGTAAAGCTACGCGCAGATTTTGACAGATCCCTTGCCCATGTGCAGCCTGGTTCATCCGAGGAAGGTGTTCTTCCCTGTATTTATGATGGCGATATCAATGAACTACTTCACGCTCAAGGATTGTGGGCAATTGTAGACCAAGTGGTGTTTTGGCTTGAGAAGGCTGCAATGAACCAGCTAATTGACCCTAATCAAGGTTGGGAACCAGTCAGGAGAGATAGCCTTGAGGATATTATCATTGCGGATAGCGATTATTTACGTAGTTTGATAAATAGTGAAAAAGGTTACATAGTTTTAGAATTTGGGTACTTAAAAATCAACAAACTCAAGTCACCCAATAGTTTGTCCAAGAAGCATTTTATCTACGGACAGGTAGGTACGCGCCCTCTGAAATTAAAAGAGTTGGATGTGCTTTTCTATGAAATGATGGGCACTAAATCTTCGCACGGACGCAGCCTTGCTGTTATTGTTACTCCTGATAAGCTGACAAATGGTGAACTTCAAATTGCAGATAGGTATTCTTCAGAAAACGTAACTAACGTTGGTAGCCTGCGGGAGCGAGCAAAAGAATGTGGGTGTTACAAAAACTTTGAAAGAGCGCTTTCTTTACTCAAGCAAAGACTTAGCTTACTAAATTCTAAAGGTGCAACATTTCCAATAGCTGTTGTTCTATGCGTTCGCCGCCCATTTCATCTTATTGGGGAATCATCTGACATTGAGTTACTCCCCTACATTGTTGAGGTAGGAGCACCACAATTATTAGTTGAAGGAGATAAGACACCTGTTTGGAGTGCAGGTCATAAATACGCCATTACTCCAAAGCTGCTACGGGCATTTTCCAGTGAGCAACCACTACCCGCAAATCAAAATGTTGTTCTTGTCGGTTGCGGAAGTCTGGGGTCAAAAATAGCAATCCACATGGCTCGTTCCGGTGCGGCACCATCTATTGTTATTGATAAGAAATATTTGTCACCGCATAATGCAGCCCGTCATGCACTTTTACCTGAAGCCAGAGATAAGGATATGACTTGGCTTGGCTCTAAAGCTAGAGCATTAGCACTTGCCATCAAGGGCTTAGGGCAAGACTCAAAAGACTTTGATGCAGACGTTACCAAAGCAGTACACGACACAAAACTATTACAGAAACTTTTTCCCAGAGAAACATGGGCAGTTATCAATGCAACAGCATCCTTCCCTGTACGAGAAGCCTTGGCTGCAATTGAACCGAAGAAATTGCGATCAGCGCTTCGCAGCAGCGCTTCGCTATCGCGTGTCATTGAGACGTTGCTGTACGCTAACGGCAGAGTAGGACTAATGACTATCGAAGGACCAGGAAGAAATCCCAATTCTGTTGACCTCATTGCTCAAGGATATGAGGTGATGAGGGCAAATGAACAATTGAGGGATGCGGTATTTGCAGTGGAAGAACCAACTCGTCATTACAGTGTAGGTCAAGGGTGTAGCTCAACAACGATGATTATTTCTGATGCCAGAATATCAATGCTGGCTGCATCAATGGCTATAGGTATTGCTCAAATGCGTGCTGAAGGTCTGCCAGATACGAGTGGTCGTATTCTTGTAGGAACAGTAACAGATGATGGCATGGGACTTAACTGGACACACATAAATGTCCCACCTGTTCGTATTGTGCCTATAAACAGTAACTCATCATGGACGGTTAGGATATCTGAATGCGCCCATCAGAAAATTTTGAAAGATTACGCTGGCAATCCTTTTGTTGAAACAGGCGGTATTCTGGTTGGGCGGATATCCGAGACACAGCAGGCATTTATAGTGACGGATGTCCTGCCAGCACCGCAAGATAGCCAGCGCTCAAAGTATGAGTTTGTGCTAGGTACTTCTGCTGTCAAGAAGATGCTGGAGCAATATTCATCATCGTGTAATTACGCGCTTTATTGTCTAGGAACTTGGCATAGCCACCTTAGCGATTCTAGACCATCTGAACGCGATTTGCAAACAGCAATGGAAGTTGCAAGCAGTCGGAGTATTCCTTCTGTTCTACTGATACGAACTCCATTAAGTTACTGTGCAGTTTCGGCATCGATTTCTTA